Proteins from one Mucilaginibacter jinjuensis genomic window:
- a CDS encoding IS4 family transposase, producing the protein MGKSTFFTGQPVLNQLLNLIDRNSVKALARAGQYDRYYRYFDTHTHLVTMLYCVLNKCTSSREVVSGMKACSNKLEHAGIQKAPGRSTLCDANMKRSYKVFELLYEQIYRRHKQLLPDSRSVNNLKLFIADASTITLFQQILKAPSPGKLNGKRKGGIKVHTLIDATDDVAIQVSFTAASANDMTFLKEINLEAGSFIVFDKGYVDYSQYERLTNEGVFFVTRQKKDARYVVTGSNEVSPEDKASGIIADRLITLGTRTHRKKIKLKSRQITFFDKQKARKFEFLTNNFSLSPLQIADLYRKRWQIEILFKRIKQNFPLKYFLGDNENAIKIQIWGAFIADLLIKLVQVQLKRKWAFSNLSAIIRLHLMSYIHLFNFLNDPERLSTTITGEKQLKLGGSQFGFKT; encoded by the coding sequence ATGGGCAAAAGTACTTTTTTTACCGGACAGCCGGTATTGAATCAGCTGCTGAATTTGATTGACCGCAATTCAGTAAAGGCATTGGCAAGAGCGGGACAATATGACCGTTATTATCGTTATTTTGATACGCATACACATTTAGTCACCATGCTTTATTGTGTGTTAAACAAGTGTACAAGCAGCCGGGAAGTGGTTAGCGGGATGAAAGCCTGTAGTAATAAACTCGAACATGCAGGTATACAAAAGGCGCCGGGAAGGAGCACACTATGCGATGCCAATATGAAACGTTCCTATAAGGTTTTCGAGTTATTATATGAGCAGATTTATCGCAGGCATAAGCAACTTTTACCGGACAGCCGGTCGGTAAATAACCTCAAACTTTTTATAGCGGATGCCTCTACCATCACTTTGTTTCAACAAATACTCAAAGCCCCCAGTCCGGGTAAGCTCAACGGTAAAAGGAAAGGCGGTATTAAAGTACATACGCTGATCGATGCAACCGATGACGTTGCCATTCAGGTTAGTTTCACGGCAGCGAGTGCAAATGATATGACCTTTCTAAAGGAGATCAACCTGGAAGCCGGTTCATTTATCGTTTTTGATAAAGGCTATGTAGATTACAGTCAATATGAACGTTTAACTAATGAAGGGGTATTTTTTGTCACCCGCCAGAAAAAAGATGCCCGGTATGTGGTTACTGGTTCAAATGAAGTTAGCCCTGAAGACAAGGCATCTGGTATAATTGCTGACCGTTTGATCACCCTCGGCACACGCACCCATCGTAAAAAAATCAAGCTTAAAAGCCGTCAAATTACCTTTTTCGATAAGCAAAAAGCCAGAAAATTTGAATTCCTCACTAATAACTTTTCATTATCACCACTACAGATAGCTGATCTTTATAGAAAACGCTGGCAAATCGAGATCCTGTTTAAAAGGATCAAACAAAACTTCCCCCTCAAATACTTCCTGGGAGACAATGAAAATGCGATCAAGATCCAAATATGGGGTGCTTTTATTGCCGACCTGCTCATTAAACTTGTACAGGTTCAACTTAAAAGGAAATGGGCTTTCTCCAATTTGAGTGCTATTATCAGGTTACATCTGATGAGTTATATACATCTATTCAATTTTCTGAACGATCCTGAAAGGCTGTCCACTACAATCACCGGGGAAAAGCAATTAAAATTAGGGGGCTCACAATTTGGTTTTAAAACTTAA